Proteins encoded by one window of Cytobacillus sp. IB215665:
- a CDS encoding aminotransferase A: MEHLINSRVKNIEISGIRKFFNFVADFEDVISLTIGQPDFHTPNHIKDAGIESITKNYTTYTPNAGDLALRRAASTFVLEKYRLQYDPENEVIVTIGASQAIDIAFRTILEEGTEVILPGPVYPGYEPIIKLCGAKAIHVDTTMSDFKLTAKSIEEHITEKTRCIVLPYPSNPTGVTLTPDELEEIAALLKDKNIFVLSDEIYSELVFTGRHHSIASYLPNKTIVINGLSKSHSMTGWRIGFLFAPSYLVKHILKVHQYNVSCASSISQKAAYEALTNGKNDAIPMKDTYRQRLEYVESRLEKIGLPVTKPTGAFYIFPSIKQFQLTSYEFAIKLVTEARVAVVPGSAFSSYGEDYIRLSYAYSMETLTEGLNRIENFVLNY, encoded by the coding sequence ATGGAACACCTTATTAATTCACGTGTAAAAAACATTGAGATATCTGGCATTCGAAAATTTTTTAACTTTGTTGCAGATTTTGAAGACGTTATATCTTTAACAATCGGCCAACCTGATTTTCATACACCTAACCATATTAAAGATGCAGGTATTGAATCTATAACAAAAAACTATACTACATACACTCCTAATGCAGGTGACCTAGCATTACGAAGAGCAGCATCAACTTTTGTATTGGAGAAATACCGTTTGCAATATGATCCAGAAAATGAAGTCATTGTCACGATAGGTGCAAGTCAGGCAATAGATATCGCTTTTAGAACAATTTTAGAAGAAGGTACAGAGGTTATACTTCCTGGTCCAGTTTATCCAGGTTACGAACCAATCATAAAACTTTGTGGTGCAAAGGCTATTCATGTTGATACGACGATGAGTGATTTTAAACTGACGGCAAAATCGATCGAAGAACATATTACTGAGAAAACACGTTGTATTGTATTACCTTACCCTTCAAATCCAACTGGAGTTACCCTCACACCTGATGAGTTGGAGGAAATTGCGGCATTATTAAAAGATAAAAATATTTTTGTTCTATCAGATGAAATTTATAGTGAACTCGTGTTCACAGGAAGACATCATTCAATTGCAAGCTATTTACCAAATAAAACGATAGTCATTAACGGGCTAAGTAAATCTCACTCAATGACCGGGTGGCGTATTGGTTTTTTATTTGCACCGTCTTACCTAGTTAAACATATATTAAAAGTCCATCAATATAATGTTTCTTGCGCATCCTCTATTTCCCAGAAAGCTGCTTATGAAGCACTCACTAATGGGAAAAATGATGCTATTCCAATGAAAGATACATATCGACAAAGATTGGAATATGTCGAAAGTCGACTAGAAAAAATTGGGCTTCCAGTTACTAAACCTACTGGTGCATTTTATATATTTCCGTCTATTAAACAATTCCAGTTAACATCCTATGAGTTTGCAATAAAATTAGTTACGGAAGCAAGGGTAGCCGTCGTTCCTGGAAGTGCTTTCTCCTCTTATGGAGAAGACTATATTCGACTATCGTACGCGTATTCTATGGAAACTTTAACGGAGGGTTTAAATCGTATAGAGAATTTTGTTTTAAACTATTAA
- a CDS encoding GH25 family lysozyme, producing the protein MMNKTLIVDVSHHQITSNINWAKAAEEVALMIIRVQYGSTVIDREYVKHVNNCKKYGIPFAHYAYARFVSENDAIVEARDFLSRIDLGAKFLVVDVEEQTTPTVAQMKPATQAFIDVCKASGWKVGLYTGHHLYKPFGMDKVNADFLWLPRYGSNDGTQQKKPDYPCEIWQYTSKGKVSWYNGNLDLNTLNGSKSLAWFIGEDEEPVEKKDYEGHWAEESILKAMNKGVLTANSEGNFRVNEHVTRAQLATVLDRLKLLE; encoded by the coding sequence ATGATGAACAAAACACTTATCGTGGATGTATCACACCACCAAATTACTAGTAATATTAATTGGGCAAAGGCTGCTGAAGAAGTAGCGTTAATGATTATTAGAGTGCAATATGGTTCTACTGTTATTGATCGTGAATACGTCAAACATGTAAATAACTGTAAAAAATATGGTATTCCATTTGCTCATTATGCATACGCTAGGTTTGTCAGTGAAAACGACGCAATTGTAGAAGCGCGTGATTTCCTTAGTAGAATTGATCTAGGTGCAAAGTTTTTAGTAGTTGATGTTGAGGAACAAACAACGCCCACTGTTGCACAGATGAAACCTGCTACACAAGCATTTATTGATGTGTGTAAGGCAAGTGGCTGGAAAGTAGGATTGTACACAGGTCATCACCTTTATAAACCTTTCGGTATGGATAAAGTGAACGCAGATTTCCTATGGCTTCCTCGATACGGTAGCAACGACGGCACTCAGCAAAAGAAACCAGACTACCCTTGTGAAATTTGGCAATACACTAGTAAGGGAAAAGTGTCATGGTACAATGGTAATCTTGACTTAAACACTTTGAATGGGAGCAAGTCGTTAGCATGGTTTATCGGTGAGGATGAAGAACCTGTGGAAAAAAAAGACTATGAAGGACATTGGGCAGAAGAATCAATCCTCAAAGCTATGAATAAAGGAGTTCTTACAGCTAACAGTGAAGGAAACTTCAGAGTGAACGAACATGTAACGAGAGCACAGCTAGCCACTGTTTTAGATCGATTAAAGTTATTAGAATAA
- a CDS encoding proline racemase family protein, which translates to MKARQVFSTIDTHTGGNPTRTVINGLPKLEGKTMSDKMLYMKKNYDYIRQFLMYEPRGHDVMSGALITEPCHPEADIGVIYIETGGYLPMCGHDTIGVCTALVEAGMINTQEPITTLTLDTPAGLVKVNITISNGKAIEVAFCNIPSFLLKSINVNLDGYGDIHCDIAYGGNFYAITDARKLGLGLNPANASKIVEIAVKLRDKINESTEIVHPEHPFINGLTHVEFFTYPSHQNAHVKNTVVVPPGGIDRSPCGTGTSAKLATLYAKHEIALNELFIHESIVGTTFKGRVIQTTSVANVEAVITEISGSAWVMGMHNFFYNPKDKLKDGFLLIPPMEGHE; encoded by the coding sequence ATGAAAGCAAGGCAGGTGTTTTCAACAATTGACACACATACAGGAGGGAATCCAACAAGAACTGTAATTAATGGTCTCCCAAAGTTAGAAGGCAAAACCATGTCTGACAAAATGCTATATATGAAAAAAAATTATGATTATATCCGGCAGTTTTTAATGTACGAACCGAGAGGACATGATGTGATGTCAGGTGCCTTAATCACAGAGCCTTGTCACCCTGAAGCAGATATTGGCGTGATTTACATTGAGACAGGCGGCTATTTACCTATGTGTGGTCACGATACAATTGGAGTTTGCACAGCACTAGTTGAAGCAGGGATGATTAATACCCAGGAGCCGATTACAACTCTTACATTAGATACACCTGCAGGGCTGGTCAAGGTTAATATAACAATCTCTAATGGTAAAGCAATTGAGGTAGCCTTTTGTAATATCCCTTCTTTCTTATTGAAAAGCATTAACGTAAACCTCGATGGCTATGGAGATATTCATTGTGATATAGCATACGGCGGAAATTTTTATGCAATAACAGATGCAAGAAAATTGGGGCTAGGACTCAACCCTGCTAATGCATCAAAAATAGTAGAAATAGCTGTAAAACTTCGAGATAAAATAAATGAAAGCACTGAAATTGTTCATCCTGAACATCCATTTATTAATGGCTTAACTCATGTAGAATTTTTTACGTACCCGAGTCACCAAAATGCACACGTGAAAAATACGGTTGTCGTCCCACCTGGTGGAATTGATCGTTCTCCATGTGGTACAGGGACGTCTGCAAAACTTGCGACATTGTATGCAAAACATGAGATAGCATTAAATGAGCTATTTATTCATGAGAGTATTGTTGGAACGACGTTTAAAGGAAGAGTAATACAAACGACTTCAGTAGCAAATGTTGAAGCAGTAATCACCGAAATATCTGGCTCTGCTTGGGTAATGGGGATGCACAATTTCTTTTACAATCCAAAAGATAAGCTGAAGGACGGATTTCTACTCATTCCACCAATGGAAGGACATGAGTAA
- a CDS encoding NAD(P)-dependent alcohol dehydrogenase — protein sequence MKAIVYEHFGSPDVLELKDVKKPIPKDNEVLIRVFATSINYGDLVARNFSEITPSKFNMPLLFWAFSKFFFGLRKPKINILGSEFAGQIELVGKDVKSFKLGDEVFGYLGQNMGAYAQYICLAEKGILATKPTNMTFEEATVVPYGAMTALNLLRKVDVRSGQKVIINGASGSIGSAAVQIAKYFGAEVTGVCSTSRVEFVKALGADKVIDYTTDDFTKNGETYDLIFDILGKSSFLKCKDSLKQNGHYLLASFKIKQLYEMLWTSMFSSKKVICALSTEKAEDLHFLKELIEKRKIKSLIDRSFPLEQIDDAHRYVESGQKKGFVVITM from the coding sequence ATAAAAGCGATTGTATATGAGCATTTTGGTTCGCCTGATGTCTTAGAACTAAAAGATGTGAAGAAACCAATACCAAAGGACAATGAAGTATTGATTAGAGTATTTGCAACTTCTATAAATTATGGAGATTTAGTGGCTCGAAATTTTAGTGAAATCACCCCTAGTAAATTTAATATGCCCTTGCTCTTCTGGGCATTTTCTAAATTTTTCTTCGGACTTAGGAAGCCAAAGATAAATATTCTAGGAAGTGAGTTTGCTGGGCAAATTGAATTAGTAGGAAAAGATGTCAAATCATTTAAACTAGGAGATGAGGTTTTTGGATATCTCGGTCAAAATATGGGTGCTTATGCACAGTATATTTGTCTAGCAGAAAAAGGGATATTAGCCACTAAACCAACGAATATGACTTTTGAGGAAGCAACAGTCGTCCCTTATGGGGCAATGACTGCGTTGAATTTACTTCGAAAAGTAGATGTTCGTAGTGGACAAAAAGTAATTATTAATGGGGCGTCTGGGAGTATAGGTTCTGCAGCAGTACAAATTGCAAAATACTTTGGTGCGGAAGTCACCGGTGTATGTAGTACTTCGAGAGTCGAATTTGTGAAAGCTCTGGGGGCTGACAAAGTTATTGATTACACAACTGATGATTTTACTAAAAACGGTGAAACATACGATCTTATTTTTGACATATTGGGCAAGAGTTCGTTTTTAAAATGTAAAGACTCACTAAAGCAAAATGGTCATTACCTTTTAGCCAGCTTTAAAATAAAGCAGCTTTATGAAATGCTGTGGACTTCAATGTTTAGCAGTAAGAAAGTAATTTGTGCATTATCAACCGAGAAGGCTGAAGATTTACATTTCCTAAAAGAGCTTATTGAGAAGCGGAAGATAAAGTCACTCATAGATAGATCCTTTCCCTTAGAACAGATTGATGATGCTCACAGGTATGTTGAATCCGGACAAAAAAAAGGGTTTGTTGTTATTACTATGTAA
- the ald gene encoding alanine dehydrogenase translates to MRVGIPKEIKTSESRVALTPAGVLHLTRAGHKVFIESGAGLQSGFFDELYIEAGAEIVESAKTAWECDMVMKVKEPLTEEYHYFYEGLIIFTYLHLATNRELTEALAEKKVVAIAYETVQMEDKTLPLLTPMSEVAGRMATQIGAQFLEKSKGGKGVLLGGVPGVKRGKVTIIGGGVVGTNAAKIAIGLGANVSIIDVNPNRLRELDDIFGTSIQTLMSDPYTIGQAVLDSDLVIGAVLIPGAKAPKLVSSEMVRMMEERSVIVDVAIDQGGIFETTDRVTTHKDPTYVTHGVVHYAVGNMPGAVPRTSTIALTNVTIPYAVNIASKGYKLACLDCPALLKGVNAAGGFITYKEVADAHSLSYREVKTALNEGQKV, encoded by the coding sequence ATGAGAGTTGGCATTCCAAAAGAAATAAAAACAAGTGAAAGTAGAGTAGCGCTTACACCAGCTGGCGTACTACATTTAACGCGAGCAGGCCATAAAGTTTTTATTGAAAGTGGTGCTGGCCTACAATCTGGTTTTTTTGATGAATTGTATATTGAAGCTGGTGCAGAAATTGTTGAATCTGCAAAAACAGCTTGGGAATGTGATATGGTGATGAAAGTTAAAGAGCCTTTAACAGAAGAGTATCATTACTTCTATGAGGGATTAATTATATTCACTTATTTGCATTTAGCAACAAATAGGGAGCTAACAGAAGCACTCGCCGAGAAAAAAGTAGTTGCTATAGCATATGAAACAGTTCAAATGGAAGACAAGACCTTGCCTTTATTAACTCCAATGAGTGAAGTGGCAGGGAGAATGGCTACGCAAATTGGCGCACAGTTTCTAGAAAAATCTAAAGGTGGTAAAGGGGTACTACTTGGAGGAGTGCCCGGGGTGAAAAGAGGAAAGGTCACGATTATAGGTGGTGGAGTAGTTGGCACTAATGCCGCAAAAATAGCAATAGGGCTTGGGGCAAATGTGTCAATTATTGATGTTAATCCAAATAGGCTGAGGGAGCTAGATGACATTTTTGGAACCTCGATTCAAACACTTATGTCTGATCCGTATACAATTGGGCAAGCAGTATTAGATTCGGATTTAGTTATAGGAGCAGTACTTATACCTGGGGCAAAGGCACCAAAGCTTGTTTCGTCGGAAATGGTTAGGATGATGGAAGAGAGGTCTGTTATCGTTGATGTAGCAATCGATCAAGGGGGTATATTTGAAACGACTGATAGGGTAACAACACATAAGGATCCAACGTATGTAACGCATGGTGTAGTTCATTATGCTGTAGGAAATATGCCTGGAGCAGTACCAAGAACATCTACAATCGCTTTAACGAATGTCACAATACCATATGCTGTAAATATTGCAAGTAAAGGCTATAAATTGGCATGCCTGGACTGTCCAGCTCTGTTAAAAGGTGTCAATGCTGCTGGAGGGTTTATTACGTATAAAGAAGTCGCTGATGCACACAGTCTTTCGTACAGAGAAGTAAAAACGGCATTAAATGAAGGTCAAAAAGTATAA
- a CDS encoding DUF4386 domain-containing protein, with the protein MSSYRKKALLFGILLILGLVSGIFSTVPALEQSDYLFKLSSSKVQVMLAVFFQFSMATVYVCLAVLLYPIIKKYNEGIALAYFGFRIIGAAFLFVGIVSLLLLLFISERFIIEGQPDLSYFKTIGELLRLYRDGMNHIAMILPWSIGGLILYYCSFRMNLFPIWLSIWGFIGCILTLVVTFLLMFDVIKLITPIYFIMNTPTAIFELVLAVYLMMKGFNPIAEDSNYK; encoded by the coding sequence ATGAGTTCTTACAGGAAAAAAGCCTTATTATTCGGTATTTTATTAATATTAGGATTAGTTTCAGGTATATTCTCAACGGTTCCAGCTTTAGAACAATCGGATTACCTATTTAAATTATCATCAAGCAAAGTGCAAGTTATGCTCGCTGTGTTTTTTCAATTTTCTATGGCCACTGTATATGTTTGTTTGGCCGTTTTATTATATCCAATAATTAAGAAATATAATGAAGGAATAGCTCTTGCATATTTCGGATTCAGAATTATTGGAGCAGCATTTCTTTTTGTTGGAATAGTTTCTCTACTATTACTATTATTCATTAGTGAACGTTTTATAATAGAAGGTCAGCCAGATCTATCCTATTTCAAAACTATTGGAGAATTGCTTCGATTATATAGAGATGGGATGAATCATATTGCAATGATATTACCGTGGAGTATAGGTGGTTTAATACTATATTATTGCTCTTTTCGAATGAATCTTTTTCCTATATGGCTTTCAATTTGGGGCTTTATTGGCTGTATTTTAACTCTAGTAGTAACATTTCTCTTGATGTTTGATGTAATTAAATTAATAACACCAATTTATTTTATTATGAATACTCCAACAGCTATATTTGAGTTGGTTCTTGCTGTTTATTTGATGATGAAAGGCTTCAATCCAATAGCTGAAGACTCAAATTATAAATGA
- a CDS encoding aspartate aminotransferase family protein, with protein sequence MERETTAKDMMMKDDHYVWHSMKPYDPKSTMVISQAKGSWITDINGNKYLDAMSGLWCVNVGYGRKELAEAAYDQLLQCPYVPLTQSHIPAIHLAEKLTKLLGDDYVFFFSNSGSEANETAFKIVRQYHQQRGDHHRYKIISRYRGYHGNTFGSLAATGQAQRKYKYEPLASGFIHVAPPDAYRCEEDTIAKDPVDLASVKAIDHVMTWELSETMAAVIMEPIITGGGILMPPDGYMKGVKKVCEKHGSLLISDEVICGFGRTGEPFGYMNYDVKPDIITMAKGITSAYLPLAATAVRKNIYESFNGSEQYDFFRHVNTFGGNPAACALAMKNIDIMEQEQLFERSKSVGSAILQEFDERLEDHPYVGDIRGKGLLIGIELVNDKVSKQPLAIDKVNKVIEVCKNHGVIIGKNGMTVSGYNNVLTIAPPLTIKDEDVNLLIKVVTQALDAIH encoded by the coding sequence ATGGAACGAGAAACAACAGCAAAGGATATGATGATGAAGGATGACCATTATGTCTGGCACTCCATGAAACCATATGACCCTAAATCGACGATGGTAATAAGTCAAGCAAAAGGATCTTGGATAACTGATATAAACGGAAATAAATATTTAGATGCAATGTCTGGACTATGGTGTGTAAATGTAGGGTATGGACGTAAAGAGCTTGCTGAAGCCGCATATGACCAATTATTGCAATGTCCATATGTCCCACTTACTCAAAGTCACATACCAGCTATTCATTTAGCCGAAAAGCTCACTAAACTGTTGGGCGATGATTATGTTTTCTTTTTCTCAAATAGTGGTTCCGAAGCAAATGAAACCGCATTTAAAATTGTCAGACAATATCATCAACAACGTGGTGACCATCACCGATACAAAATTATATCTCGTTATAGAGGTTATCATGGTAATACCTTTGGTTCGTTAGCTGCTACAGGTCAGGCACAAAGGAAGTATAAATATGAACCGCTTGCTTCAGGTTTTATTCATGTGGCCCCACCAGATGCTTACAGGTGTGAAGAGGACACTATTGCAAAAGACCCTGTTGATTTAGCGTCTGTTAAAGCTATTGATCACGTGATGACATGGGAGTTAAGCGAGACGATGGCTGCTGTAATTATGGAACCGATCATTACGGGTGGTGGTATTTTAATGCCCCCAGATGGGTATATGAAAGGTGTAAAAAAAGTATGTGAAAAACATGGTTCCCTCCTTATATCAGATGAAGTCATTTGCGGTTTTGGTCGAACTGGGGAGCCATTTGGATACATGAATTATGATGTTAAACCGGACATTATTACAATGGCAAAAGGAATTACGAGTGCTTACCTACCTTTAGCTGCAACAGCTGTTCGGAAAAATATTTATGAATCGTTTAATGGTTCAGAGCAATATGATTTTTTCCGACATGTCAATACTTTTGGGGGTAACCCTGCAGCTTGTGCGCTTGCAATGAAAAATATTGATATTATGGAGCAGGAACAGCTCTTTGAGCGATCAAAAAGCGTAGGTTCAGCTATATTACAAGAGTTTGATGAGAGGCTTGAAGATCATCCCTACGTGGGAGATATACGAGGGAAGGGGCTGCTAATCGGAATAGAATTAGTTAACGATAAAGTCTCTAAACAACCATTAGCTATTGACAAAGTAAATAAAGTAATTGAGGTTTGTAAAAACCACGGGGTAATCATTGGGAAAAATGGGATGACTGTTTCAGGGTATAACAATGTTTTGACAATTGCACCACCTTTAACGATTAAGGATGAAGATGTGAATTTATTAATTAAAGTTGTTACGCAAGCATTAGATGCAATCCATTAA
- a CDS encoding acyl-CoA thioesterase, producing the protein MMHECNIKVRFSETDALGHVNNTSYFTYLEEARVEYFKQFDPHCDIKDWKYVVVSIKCDFINQAFFDQQLRIFSRVSHVGTKSFKIEHLIVDAHTNQHIAKGEAVIVYFNFETQQSEAIPDQLRLELEKELVV; encoded by the coding sequence ATGATGCATGAATGTAACATAAAAGTACGCTTTTCTGAAACAGACGCACTAGGACATGTCAATAACACTAGTTATTTTACTTACTTAGAGGAAGCTAGGGTTGAATATTTTAAGCAATTTGATCCACATTGTGATATTAAAGATTGGAAATATGTTGTAGTTTCAATAAAATGTGATTTTATTAATCAAGCTTTCTTTGACCAACAATTAAGAATTTTTTCAAGAGTATCCCACGTAGGTACAAAAAGCTTTAAAATAGAACATTTAATTGTTGATGCTCATACGAATCAACATATTGCAAAAGGAGAAGCTGTGATTGTCTATTTCAATTTTGAAACCCAGCAAAGCGAGGCTATTCCGGATCAATTAAGGTTGGAACTAGAAAAAGAATTGGTAGTTTAA
- a CDS encoding proline racemase family protein, giving the protein MEFNKLITTVDVHAAGEPLRIITGGVPPIRGKTMEEKKDYLANHFEIIRHILMKEPRGHAGMKGCMITEPVQGDAHFGMIFFDNEGYTSVYGQGIIEVVTAAIETGLIDINSMSKDIIIDSVAGKVIAHAQCDRTTVDSVNFQYSPSYLDNSMKIQLNVPHRMLNVDISYGGAYYAIVRVGDIGIELDVTNLVAIRNIVKEINKQIEMDLSSHTDGAVKEISGVILYDESQLNNSKVQLLVMNCTGHIDRSPSVSGTSALMAALHHYGNIQYQDKLVFESIIGGQLVGEISSITKYDGNDAITIKITGSAFITGLHQFLVDEDDPLKNGFLLK; this is encoded by the coding sequence ATGGAATTTAACAAATTGATTACAACTGTTGATGTTCACGCGGCAGGTGAACCACTAAGAATCATCACTGGTGGAGTTCCTCCGATAAGGGGGAAAACGATGGAAGAAAAAAAAGATTACTTGGCAAATCACTTTGAAATTATACGTCATATTCTTATGAAAGAACCACGAGGACATGCAGGTATGAAGGGGTGTATGATTACTGAACCTGTTCAAGGAGACGCTCACTTTGGAATGATATTTTTCGACAATGAAGGGTATACATCTGTGTATGGTCAAGGGATTATTGAAGTTGTAACCGCAGCTATAGAGACAGGTTTAATAGACATTAATAGTATGTCAAAAGATATAATTATCGACAGTGTAGCAGGCAAGGTCATAGCCCACGCACAATGTGATCGAACAACAGTAGACTCAGTAAACTTTCAATACAGTCCTTCATATTTAGATAATTCGATGAAAATACAATTAAATGTTCCACATCGTATGTTAAATGTTGATATTTCATACGGTGGTGCATACTATGCAATTGTAAGGGTTGGTGACATAGGAATAGAGCTTGATGTTACAAACTTAGTAGCAATTCGCAATATCGTCAAAGAGATTAATAAACAAATCGAAATGGATTTATCTAGCCATACCGATGGAGCTGTTAAAGAAATAAGCGGCGTGATATTATATGACGAAAGTCAGTTAAATAATTCAAAAGTACAGCTATTAGTAATGAACTGTACAGGGCATATTGATCGATCGCCTTCAGTAAGCGGTACTAGCGCTTTAATGGCGGCATTGCATCATTATGGCAATATACAATATCAAGACAAACTTGTTTTTGAAAGTATAATAGGTGGTCAGTTAGTAGGAGAAATTAGTTCTATTACTAAATATGATGGTAATGATGCAATTACAATAAAAATAACTGGTTCTGCATTTATAACAGGGCTACACCAATTCCTAGTAGATGAAGATGATCCGTTAAAGAATGGATTTTTATTAAAGTAA
- a CDS encoding FAD-dependent oxidoreductase, translating into MCTTKHCEVLVIGGGVIGSAVAYYVSKSGYDVTVIEKGELASGTSSRCDGNILAIDKDPGFDSQMSLESQRLVAQLSKELEHTFEYRAPGSILVCENEQEMVAAEEWVRKQKAAGLPFRMLDRSDIKQESPYFADDLLGGVECQTDSTVNPYLMTFSLFEGARKYGAQVVTHAEVKQVNKTKNHQFIVETSNGTFTSTYVVNAAGVWAPRIGEMLGITIPIKPRKGHIIVAARQQPIGLRKVMEFGYLISKFGGKRMVDETTEKYGVALVFEPTASQNFLIGSSRQFVGFNTTVDMEVIKCMAKRAIRFYPKLADFSLIRTYAGLRPYTEDHLPIISQVEEIPNFFIAAGHEGDGISLAAITGKLIDDLIQEKSGSAVPLKPLRYDRFKERVTQ; encoded by the coding sequence ATGTGTACGACAAAACATTGTGAAGTCTTAGTTATTGGTGGAGGTGTAATAGGAAGCGCAGTGGCATATTACGTTTCCAAATCAGGATACGATGTAACTGTAATAGAAAAAGGGGAACTAGCTAGTGGAACTTCATCAAGGTGTGACGGGAACATCTTAGCAATTGATAAAGACCCCGGATTTGATAGTCAAATGTCACTTGAGAGTCAAAGGCTCGTTGCTCAATTAAGTAAAGAATTAGAGCACACTTTTGAATATAGAGCACCAGGAAGTATTTTAGTTTGTGAAAATGAACAGGAGATGGTGGCAGCAGAAGAATGGGTCAGAAAGCAGAAGGCAGCTGGACTTCCGTTTCGTATGCTTGATCGATCTGATATAAAGCAAGAATCTCCTTATTTCGCTGATGACCTACTCGGAGGAGTGGAATGTCAAACGGATTCAACAGTTAACCCATATTTAATGACATTTTCATTATTTGAAGGGGCGAGGAAGTATGGAGCTCAAGTTGTTACTCATGCTGAAGTAAAACAAGTGAACAAAACAAAGAATCATCAATTTATAGTAGAAACATCTAACGGAACTTTTACATCAACATATGTCGTGAACGCTGCAGGGGTATGGGCTCCTAGAATAGGAGAAATGTTGGGCATCACTATTCCGATTAAACCAAGAAAAGGACATATCATCGTTGCAGCAAGGCAACAGCCAATTGGTCTCCGTAAAGTAATGGAATTTGGCTATTTAATTTCTAAATTCGGTGGGAAAAGAATGGTTGATGAGACAACAGAGAAGTATGGTGTTGCCCTCGTTTTTGAGCCAACAGCCAGTCAAAATTTTCTTATAGGGAGTAGCAGACAGTTCGTCGGATTTAATACGACCGTAGATATGGAAGTGATAAAGTGTATGGCAAAGAGGGCGATTCGTTTTTACCCTAAGCTAGCTGACTTCTCACTCATTCGAACATATGCAGGATTACGTCCGTATACGGAGGATCATTTACCCATCATTTCACAAGTTGAAGAGATACCAAATTTCTTTATAGCAGCTGGGCATGAAGGAGATGGGATCAGCTTGGCAGCAATCACGGGAAAATTAATTGATGATCTTATACAAGAAAAGTCAGGATCAGCAGTTCCATTAAAACCACTAAGATACGATCGCTTTAAAGAGAGGGTGACACAATAA
- a CDS encoding nuclear transport factor 2 family protein gives MSYQQALQKYIEATNSHDFNNVKKVLHENAVYWFTNKSCVTLEEIHNYFENAWHTIKDEVYAAKDVEWIAVDQKTATCIYTYHYEGYYNGKFVTGSGRATNIFVKNNDYDDWKLIHEHLSSL, from the coding sequence ATGAGTTATCAACAAGCCTTACAAAAATATATAGAAGCGACAAACTCTCATGATTTCAATAATGTGAAAAAAGTTCTTCATGAAAATGCCGTTTATTGGTTCACAAACAAATCTTGTGTGACTTTAGAAGAAATTCACAATTATTTTGAAAATGCGTGGCATACAATCAAAGACGAGGTATATGCAGCAAAGGATGTAGAGTGGATTGCAGTAGATCAAAAAACTGCCACGTGTATATATACATATCATTATGAAGGTTATTATAATGGCAAATTTGTTACGGGAAGTGGTCGAGCAACAAATATCTTTGTCAAAAATAATGATTATGACGATTGGAAGTTAATCCATGAACATTTAAGTAGTCTTTAA
- a CDS encoding YjcZ family sporulation protein, whose product MCNYGVAGAGYPGYGYGPGVGGAFGSTFALIVVLFILLIIVLGAFCLTY is encoded by the coding sequence ATGTGTAACTACGGTGTAGCTGGCGCTGGCTATCCTGGATATGGCTACGGTCCTGGAGTAGGAGGAGCCTTTGGATCTACATTTGCGTTAATTGTTGTACTATTCATTCTGTTGATTATCGTACTTGGAGCATTTTGTTTAACATATTAG